Proteins encoded by one window of Salvia splendens isolate huo1 chromosome 7, SspV2, whole genome shotgun sequence:
- the LOC121742394 gene encoding translation initiation factor IF-2-like: MAWRAAGRKGISASFSKALTRCSVASISKCESQDVARVLSASCRHLHGNSAAIIGADKDLNFPATRCLIRHFHASSELLARHRGDDSMGLKSSKRPKVVTSGKFSKRKKEIKPAVETPYVPPKLTRTGKSLDKTIEIFEGMTIVELAKRFGESISTIENIITNVGEKADSEFESLSIDIAELVAMEVGVNVRRMHSNEGDQMLPRPPVVTVMGHVDHGKTSLLDALRQTSLAAKEAGGITQHLGAFVVGMQSGASITFLDTPGHAAFSAMRARGAAVTDVVVLVVAADDGVMPQTLEAIAHAKSANVPIVVAINKCDKPDANPERVKVQLASEGLPLEEMGGDVQVVEVSAIKGSGLDDLEDALLLQAELMDLKTRIDGPAQAYVVEARVDKGRGPLATAIVKAGTLLCGKYVVIGSEWGRIRCIRDTARKVISQATPAMPIEIEGLKGLPMAGDDIVVVESEERAKMLSEGRKKKAEKDRLKKLEDERQKLEQEMLEGEENEENADEKERSKRVEVPIIVKADVQGTVQAVSDALKTLNSPQVYLKIIHAGVGPVSQSDVDMAAACDACVVGFNVRNPPAEVTLAATQAKIKIKLHKVIYHLLEDIGNFIVEKAPGTLETQVGGEAEVLNIFAVKGKGKDKGVDLKIAGCRVMDGRLTKASIIRLLRSGEVVYEGCCASLKREQRDVDAVGKGNECGLMIEDCNDLQVGDVVQCLVKVNRKPKFVSSESGAVRIEC; encoded by the exons ATGGCGTGGAGGGCTGCAGGGAGAAAG GGTATTTCGGCTAGTTTCAGTAAAGCATTGACTAGATGTTCTGTTGCATCGATTTCAAAATGTGAAAGTCAAGATGTTGCTAGAGTTCTATCTGCTTCCTGCAGACATTTGCACG GCAACTCTGCAGCAATTATAGGTGCTGACAAAGATCTCAATTTCCCAGCGACAAGATGTTTAATTAG GCATTTTCATGCAAGCTCAGAGCTTCTGGCTAGACACAGGGGGGATGATTCCATGGGTCTTAAGAGTTCCAAGAGACCAAAAGTTGTAACTAGTGGGAAGTTctcaaagagaaagaaagagatcaAACCTGCAGTTGAGACCCCTTATGTGCCGCCTAAACTTACACGAACTGGAAAATCTTTGGATAAAACAATTGAAATATTTGAAGGCATGACCATTGTAGAACTAGCCAAACGTTTTGGAGAGTCGATTTCTACCATTGAGAACATCATCACTAATGTTGGTGAGAAAGCTGACTCAGAGTTCGAAAGTCTCAGCATTGACATAGCAGAGCTTGTTGCAATG GAAGTTGGGGTCAATGTCCGTCGGATGCACTCAAATGAAGGTGATCAAATGTTACCACGTCCTCCAGTTGTCACTGTTATGGGGCATGTTGACCATGGGAAGACGTCTCTATTGGATGCCCTTCGCCAAACATCATTGGCTGCTAAAGAAGCTGGAGGCATAACGCAGCATCTAGGAGCATTTGTGGTTGGCATGCAATCAGGGGCATCCATCACTTTCCTTGATACTCCAGGCCATGCTGCCTTTAGTGCTATGCGAGCCAGAGGCGCGGCAGTTACAGATGTAGTGGTGCTTGTGGTGGCTGCAGATGATGGTGTGATGCCTCAAACACTCGAAGCCATTGCTCATGCCAAATCAGCTAATGTTCCAATTGTTGTTGCTATCAACAAATGTGACAAACCAGATGCGAATCCTGAACGAGTAAAAGTCCAGCTCGCATCTGAAGGGTTACCGTTGGAGGAGATGGGTGGAGATGTACAGGTTGTTGAAGTTTCTGCAATAAAAGGAAGCGGACTTGATGATTTGGAGGATGCTTTACTACTGCAGGCCGAGCTAATGGATCTTAAGACACGCATTGATGGACCTGCCCAAGCTTATGTTGTTGAGGCAAGGGTTGATAAGGGCCGTGGTCCACTGGCCACTGCgattgtgaaggcagggactcTGCTTTGTGGGAAGTATGTTGTCATTGGTTCTGAGTGGGGAAGAATTAGATGTATAAGAGACACGGCAAGGAAAGTGATATCACAGGCTACGCCTGCCATGCCTATTGAGATTGAAGGGTTAAAGGGGCTCCCGATGGCAGGGGATGACATTGTTGTTGTTGAGTCTGAGGAAAGAGCAAAGATGCTCAGTGAAGGTAGGAAAAAGAAAGCCGAGAAGGACAGACTCAAAAAACTTGAAGATGAGAGGCAAAAGCTGGAGCAAGAGATGCTAGAAGGTgaagaaaatgaagagaatGCAGATGAAAAGGAGAGGTCGAAGAGAGTTGAAGTCCCAATCATCGTGAAAGCAGATGTTCAAGGCACTGTTCAAGCAGTCAGCGATGCATTGAAAACTTTGAACAGTCCACAG GTTTATTTGAAGATCATCCATGCGGGAGTTGGTCCTGTTTCCCAGTCTGATGTTGATATGGCAGCAGCCTGTGATGCGTGTGTTGTTGGATTCAATGTTCGTAACCCCCCTGCTGAAGTCACTCTCGCAGCTACTCAAGCAAAGATTAAG ATAAAACTGCACAAAGTGATCTATCATCTTTTGGAGGATATCGGTAACTTTATTGTTGAAAAGGCTCCAGGAACTCTCGAGACACAGGTGGGCGGAGAAGCTGAGGTGCTCAACATATTCGCTGTTAAGGGAAAGGGCAAAGATAAAGGAGTGGATCTGAAAATCGCAGGTTGTAGGGTGATGGACGGTCGGCTCACAAAGGCTTCAATCATAAGACTTCTTAGAAGTGGGGAAGTTGTTTACGAAGGGTGCTGCGCATCTCTGAAACGGGAACAGCGGGATGTGGATGCAGTGGGCAAGGGCAACGAATGCGGACTCATGATCGAGGACTGCAACGATTTACAGGTTGGGGACGTGGTTCAGTGCCTGGTCAAAGTGAACAGGAAACCCAAGTTTGTGTCGTCAGAGAGCGGGGCCGTTCGCATAGAATGCTGA
- the LOC121742251 gene encoding transcription factor E2FB-like, with amino-acid sequence MQRKTPPSTSRKQLPFTSMKPPFGGGGGGDYHHFASGDAQRSDQDFSEAVIVNKRPPLKRKTGVAEPEAEPADNNAGPGNVNAQKGPFQTPPPAKSGKQKVSRTKANRAGSQTPMPNVGSPSGNNLTPVGPCRYDSSLGLLTKKFINLIKHAEDGVLDLNKAADTLEVQKRRIYDITNVLEGIGLIEKNLKNRIQWKGLDVARPGEADESAPALQEELEDLNIEESRLDDRIREMQEKLRGMIGDKGNERWLFVTEEDIKCLPCFKNETLIAIKAPHGTTLEVPDPDEAVDYPQRRYRIVLRSTMGPIDVYLVSQYEEKFEEVDAVDEHPSIPAVLGVEANDYASVPSPRTNPGGSETAMQGEELQRMCPDASTSHDFVSGILKIVPEVDSGADYWLSSDADISYTDMWSVESIIDDWESLDVPDYATAGITTPRAQTPARNMTAASPVQATTPSALPTDQIPPATTKPPSTIPTGI; translated from the exons ATGCAGCGGAAGACGCCTCCTTCGACTTCTAGAAAGCAGCTGCCTTTCACTTCCATGAAGCCGCCTtttggtggtggaggaggaggcgacTACCACCACTTTGCTAGCGGTGATGCTCAGCGCTCTGATCAAGATTTTTCTGAAGCCGTTATCGTCAACAAGCGCCCT CCATTAAAGCGGAAAACTGGAGTAGCAGAACCTGAAGCGGAACCTGCTGACAATAATGCAGGTCCTGGCAATGTTAATGCCCAGAAAGGTCCCTTTCAAACACCACCACCTGCAAAATCAGGAAAACAAAAGGTTTCAAGGACAAAGGCCAATAGGGCCGGATCTCAGACCCCCATGCCAAATGTTG GGTCTCCTAGTGGCAATAATCTCACCCCTGTTGGTCCTTGTCGTTATGATAGCTCACTAG GTCTCTTGACAAAAAAGTTCATCAATCTAATCAAACATGCAGAAGATGGTGTTCTAGATTTGAATAAAGCTGCAGATACTTTAGAG GTACAGAAGAGGCGTATATATGATATTACTAATGTTCTTGAAGGCATTGGTCTTATAGAGAAGAATCTCAAGAACAGAATCCAGTGGAA GGGTTTAGATGTAGCGAGACCAGGGGAAGCTGATGAGAGTGCACCTGCTCTACAG GAAGAGCTTGAAGATCTAAACATCGAGGAGTCCCGATTAGATGACCGCATAAG AGAAATGCAGGAAAAGTTGAGGGGCATGATTGGAGACAAAGGCAATGAAAG GTGGCTTTTTGTCACAGAAGAAGATATAAAATGCTTACCCTGCTTCAAG AATGAAACTCTTATAGCAATCAAAGCTCCTCATGGCACTACTTTAGAAGTTCCAGACCCTGATGAG GCAGTTGATTATCCACAGAGAAGGTACAGAATAGTTCTTCGGAGCACAATGGGGCCTATCGACGTTTACCTTGTCAG TCAATATGAGGAAAAATTTGAGGAGGTTGATGCTGTCGATGAACATCCAAGCATTCCTGCTGTGCTGGGAGTAGAGGCTAATGATTATGCTTCTGTACCATCTCCAAGGACAAATCCTGGAGGTAGTGAAACTGCTATGCAGGGAGAAGAGCTTCAAAGGATGTGTCCCGATGCGAGTACATCACATGATTTCGTGAGTGGAATCCTCAAGATAGTGCCAGAAGTTGAT AGCGGTGCTGATTATTGGCTGTCGTCGGATGCGGATATAAGCTACACTGACATGTGGAGCGTAGAAT CTATCATCGACGACTGGGAGAGCTTGGATGTGCCTGATTATGCCACAGCAGGCATCACTACGCCACGAGCCCAAACTCCAGCACGAAACATGACTGCAGCGTCTCCAGTTCAAGCTACCACGCCTTCTGCTTTGCCAACGGACCAAATTCCACCTGCGACCACAAAGCCTCCTTCAACCATTCCGACTGGGATTTGA
- the LOC121742681 gene encoding NDR1/HIN1-like protein 10 — protein sequence MDDRNRPVTGYPAANPQTNGYSAAGPPPAGTAYPYAAAAPPPSAYYYQTNPYQHHNYQYDAESIHRATCLRRIFAFVIGLVVIFGTVTFIVWLVLRPQLPEFRVDSFSISNFTIGNDSLTSFTSEVKLTARNPNKKMTLGYDQVQTAIFYQAYSLSETSVAPFYQGTRNETSLTARFADAGSFLEKSAVDGITRERGKNGNVNFNVRVVSRVRFEAKAWRTRRRFLKVFCGDLVLGLATNGASGALTGGARQCRVGI from the coding sequence ATGGACGACCGCAACAGGCCTGTCACAGGCTACCCCGCCGCAAATCCGCAGACCAACGGCTACTCCGCCGCCGGTCCGCCGCCTGCCGGAACCGCCTATCCCTACGCCGCCGCGGCTCCTCCCCCCAGCGCCTACTACTACCAGACCAACCCCTACCAGCACCACAACTACCAGTACGACGCCGAGTCCATCCACCGCGCCACCTGCCTCCGCCGCATCTTCGCCTTCGTGATCGGCCTCGTCGTCATCTTCGGCACTGTCACCTTCATCGTCTGGCTCGTCCTCCGGCCCCAGCTCCCCGAGTTCCGAGTCGACTCGTTCTCCATCTCCAATTTCACGATCGGCAACGACTCGCTCACCTCCTTCACCTCCGAGGTCAAGCTCACCGCCAGAAACCCTAACAAAAAGATGACGCTCGGCTACGACCAAGTCCAGACCGCGATTTTCTACCAAGCGTACTCCCTCTCCGAGACCTCCGTCGCTCCGTTTTACCAGGGCACGAGGAACGAGACCTCTCTCACGGCGAGATTCGCCGACGCCGGGAGCTTTCTGGAGAAGTCGGCGGTGGATGGGATTACTCGCGAGAGGGGGAAGAATGGCAATGTCAACTTCAATGTGAGGGTGGTTTCTAGGGTTAGGTTCGAGGCGAAGGCGTGGAGGACTCGGAGGAGGTTTCTCAAGGTTTTTTGCGGGGATCTGGTGCTTGGATTAGCGACCAATGGGGCGTCGGGGGCCTTAACTGGCGGAGCGAGGCAGTGCCGCGTCGGGATTTGA
- the LOC121741314 gene encoding uncharacterized protein LOC121741314, translating to MDYVLLTTLIEMRNGIGRDDAAFPNYMIRLCVKLINRRFGCELSCSDVNTRLMVLKQRYETFKVLVATHGVRWEQADKIVVANEEVWRGVLMLNAFAGAYYHRDEPHFNELATIFGYNDVKVEDATEVITISDNTEIVVITDTVEPNAPVRGRMQQLDVDLDEVNSPSPGAACRVRRKLFHFDSVKLDLDHLSSSNSPSRVIPAKKLTVSSPKGSSGASCSPLPRSRKTLP from the exons ATGGATTATGTCTTGCTCACCACCCTCATCGAGATGAGGAATGGCATTGGAAGGGACGATGCAGCCTTCCCCAATTATATGATTAGATTATGTGTTAAATTGATTAACCGTCGTTTTGGTTGTGAACTTTCATGCAGCGACGTCAATACGCGGCTCATGGTTCTGAAGCAGCGATATGAAACGTTCAAGGTGTTGGTCGCCACTCACGGCGTTCGTTGGGAACAGGCCGACAAAATCGTGGTGGCCAATGAAGAAGTCTGGAGGGGGGTACTCATG CTGAATGCGTTCGCCGGTGCGTACTACCATCGCGACGAACCACATTTTAACGAGCTAGCCACTATATTCGGTTACAATGACGTGAAGGTAGAGGATGCAACCGAGGTGATAACCATATCCGACAACACTGAGATCGTAGTCATTACTGACACTGTCGAGCCAAACGCCCCCGTTCGTGGGCGTATGCAACAATTGGATGTGGATCTTGATGAGGTCAACTCACCCTCGCCTGGGGCAGCATGTCGTGTTCGCCGTAAGCTATTTCATTTTGATTCGGTGAAACTAGACCTAGACCACCTATCATCCTCAAATTCGCCTAGCCGCGTCATACCTGCGAAGAAGCTAACAGTGTCTTCACCCAAAGGTTCCTCGGGGGCTTCTTGCAGCCCGCTCCCAAGGTCTCGCAAGACGTTACCATAG
- the LOC121810305 gene encoding uncharacterized protein LOC121810305, whose translation MIMMHLRSFFIDCYYLCDNAYCNSEGFITPYKGVRYHLKEWGPGTQAPQTPEELFNLKHTKARNVIERAFAVLKMRWGILRSPSFYPIDVQTGLIIACFLLHNFIRTNAEVDPIEDFLPSQADDGGTSDNEEPVVHTINVVSPTALWTKKRDDLAAAMWGQRMNG comes from the coding sequence ATGATTATGATGCACCTTCGCTCCTTTTTTATAGATTGCTATTACCTATGCGACAATGCATATTGTAACAGTGAAGGATTCATCACTCCATATAAAGGCGTCCGATATCATTTGAAGGAGTGGGGACCTGGAACACAAGCTCCTCAAACTCCTGAAGAACTTTTCAATTTGAAGCACACAAAAGCAAGGAATGTGATTGAGCGTGCCTTTGCGGTTCTTAAGATGCGTTGGGGAATCTTGCGCAGCCCGAGTTTCTACCCTATCGATGTGCAAACCGGTTTGATAATTGCTTGCTTCCTGCTGCACAACTTCATTCGTACAAATGCAGAAGTGGATCCCATCGAGGACTTCTTACCTTCTCAAGCCGATGACGGGGGTACCAGTGACAATGAAGAGCCGGTTGTGCATACCATTAATGTTGTCTCGCCTACAGCTTTGTGGACGAAGAAGAGGGATGATTTGGCGGCTGCAATGTGGGGTCAAAGGATGAACGGGTGA